The following proteins are encoded in a genomic region of Bubalus kerabau isolate K-KA32 ecotype Philippines breed swamp buffalo chromosome 15, PCC_UOA_SB_1v2, whole genome shotgun sequence:
- the LOC129627867 gene encoding Wilms tumor protein-like produces MKCRWHRLQKQEPDSGAQSKKFSFLKSRKSSLQLLRSSALVEPPAPPSNPPSPINNPIPTLTTQGCRGDIPCSPEAARQCPEAPTLAKAEKGRARTAAQEPGPRRLLAAILDFLLRQEPASTCAPEPASSHTLRPGPGCLQQPQLPGIRGPEGIWAKLGEAESSAERLQSRRARGTSGVESQQMGSDVRDLNALLPAVPSLGGGGGCALPVSGAAQWAPVLDFAPPGASAYGSLGGPAPPPAPPPPPPPPPPHSFIKQEPSWGGAEPHEEQCLSAFTVHFSGQFTGTAGACRYGPFGPPPPSQASSGQARMFPNAPYLPSCLESQPAIRNQGYSTVAFDGTPSYGHTPSHHAAQFPNHSFKHEDPMGQQGSLGEQQYSVPPPVYGCHTPTDSCTGSQALLLRTPYSSDNLYQMTSQLECMTWNQMNLGATLKG; encoded by the exons ATGAAGTGTCGCTGGCACCGATTGCAG AAGCAAGAGCCGGACTCGGGGGCGCAAAGCAAGAAATTCTCCTTTTTGAAGTCCAGGAAAAGTTCTCTGCAGCTACTCCGAAGTTCCGCCCTCGTggagccccctgcccctccctccaaCCCGCCCTCCCCGATTAAcaaccccatccccaccctcacCACACAGGGATGCAGGGGGGACATTCCCTGCTCACCTGAAGCGGCTCGCCAGTGCCCCGAGGCGCCCACACTCGCGAAGGCCgagaaggggag AGCCCGGACGGCAGCCCAGGAGccggggccccgccgcctcctcGCCGCGATCCTGGACTTCCTCCTGCGGCAAGAGCCGGCGTCCACGTGTGCCCCGGAGCCGGCGTCTTCGCACACGCTCCGGCCCGGGCCTGGGTGCCTTCAGCAGCCCCAGCTGCCGGGGATCCGGGGTCCGGAAGGCATCTGGGCCAAGTTAGGCGAGGCGGAGTCGAGCGCTGAGCGTCTGCAAAGCCGGAGGGCCCGCGGAACGTCCGGGGTTGAGTCACAGCAGATGGGCTCCGACGTGCGGGACCTGAACGCGCTGCTGCCGGCCGTACCCTCgctgggcggcggcggcggttgCGCCCTGCCCGTGAGCGGCGCGGCGCAGTGGGCACCGGTGCTGGACTTTGCGCCCCCGGGCGCCTCGGCTTACGGGTCCTTGGGCGGCCCTGCGCCGCCGCCGGCTCCGCCGCCAcccccaccgccgccgccgcctcactCCTTCATCAAACAGGAGCCGAGCTGGGGAGGCGCGGAGCCGCACGAGGAGCAGTGCTTGAGCGCCTTCACCGTCCACTTCTCTGGTCAGTTTACCGGCACGGCTGGAGCCTGTCGCTACGGGCCCTTCGGTCCTCCTCCGCCCAGCCAGGCGTCGTCCGGCCAGGCCAGGATGTTCCCCAACGCACCCTACCTGCCCAGCTGCCTCGAGAGCCAGCCCGCTATTCGCAACCAGG GATACAGCACGGTGGCCTTCGACGGGACGCCCAGCTACGGTCACACGCCCTCGCACCACGCGGCGCAGTTCCCCAACCACTCTTTCAAGCACGAGGACCCCATGGGCCAGCAGGGCTCGCTGG GGGAGCAGCAGTACTCCGTGCCGCCCCCAGTCTACGGCTGCCACACACCCACCGACAGCTGCACAGGCAGCCAGGCCCTGCTGCTGAGGACGCCCTACAGCAG TGACAATTTATACCAGATGACCTCCCAACTTGAATGCATGACCTGGAATCAGATGAACTTAGGAGCCACATTGAAGGGGTAA